A DNA window from Candidatus Eisenbacteria bacterium contains the following coding sequences:
- a CDS encoding DUF494 family protein: MSQDPVREILELITQQFRSFIEGDGLALEELTDLLTSRDYEPEDLRAAFELIVQLLEPVAEENFQTVGAGGSRNRVLNHWERSNLTPQAYGYLLQLKQNGSLDDDHMELILERAGASGARRMDVRDVEDLASWVLFGMETEDGGPDQERSRLH, translated from the coding sequence ATGTCTCAAGATCCGGTACGTGAGATCCTGGAACTCATCACCCAGCAGTTCCGCTCGTTCATCGAGGGGGACGGACTTGCATTGGAGGAGCTCACGGACCTGCTCACCTCCCGCGACTACGAACCGGAGGACCTCCGGGCCGCCTTCGAGCTGATCGTGCAACTGCTCGAGCCGGTGGCCGAGGAGAACTTCCAGACCGTCGGTGCCGGCGGCAGCCGCAACCGGGTGCTCAACCACTGGGAGCGCTCGAACCTCACGCCCCAGGCCTACGGCTACCTGCTGCAGCTCAAGCAGAACGGCTCGCTCGACGACGATCATATGGAGCTGATCCTCGAACGCGCGGGCGCATCCGGCGCCCGCCGCATGGACGTTCGCGACGTCGAGGACCTGGCCAGCTGGGTCCTCTTCGGCATGGAGACGGAGGACGGCGGGCCGGACCAGGAGCGGAGCCGCCTCCACTAG